The Catenulispora sp. MAP5-51 DNA window ACCAGCGCCGCCTGTACACGCACTTCATGCAGGAGGAGCTCCCCGAGCACCAGCGCGGCCTGTTCCTGGCCGGCGACGACATCTCCTGGACCGCCGGCTGGGCCGAGGGCGCGGTGACGACGGCGCTGAACGCGGTGTGGGGCGTGATGAAGCACTTCGGAGGATCGACGAGCCCTGAGAACCCGGGCCCCGGCGACGTGTTCGACGAGATCGCGCCGCCGATGCTGGAGGAGGGGTAGGACACCCGGAGGCCGGGTCCGAAGCGGTCTTCGGTCCCGGCCCGATCCGGCGCGGTCAGCCGGCCGGCCGCGTTCAGCCGGCCAGCCACTCCGCGACGAGTGCGCCGAAGGCCGCCGGGTCGTCCACCCATGGGAAGTGCCCGGCGCCGGGCTGCACCTCGAAGCGCACGTGCGCCTTGGGGAGCAAGTCCGCCAGTTCCTTCGCCCGCTCGGGTGTGGGGCCCGGGTCGCGGCTCCCGGCGAGGATCAGGATCGGAAGCTCGACCGTGGCCAGCGCGGCGATCGTGGCCTCGGGCGTGAAGACGCCCTCGGCGAAGTGGATCTCTTGCTTCTCCTCGTCGGCCGGGAGCGCTGCCGCGTGGGCTTGGGCTGCGGGAGTCCAGGCGCCGTAGTAGACGGGCATGATCGCCGTCCAGGTCTCCTCGGACTCGTCGCCTTCTTCGGCGCGCTGGAAGGCCTCCCAGGCAGCCGGGAACCAGGGCTCCTCGCTGCGGGTGAGGAGCTGCGCGCGGATCGGCTCCATGGACAGCGGGAAGCCGACCGCCCGCGTGCCCGGGGTGATCAGCGTCAGACGGCTGACACGGTCGGGATGCGCGATCGTGTAGAGCATCGCCAGGTTGGCGCCGGCCGAGTGCGCGAGGATGTCCAGCCGCTCCAGGCCGAGGTGCACCCGCAGCGCCTCGACGTCGGCGACCATGCGGTCGATGCG harbors:
- a CDS encoding alpha/beta fold hydrolase — protein: MATFSSYDGTELSYREAGIGDPLVCLPGGPLLASSYFGDLGGLAATRRLILLDHRGTGDSAAPEDPETYRIDRMVADVEALRVHLGLERLDILAHSAGANLAMLYTIAHPDRVSRLTLITPGTRAVGFPLSMEPIRAQLLTRSEEPWFPAAWEAFQRAEEGDESEETWTAIMPVYYGAWTPAAQAHAAALPADEEKQEIHFAEGVFTPEATIAALATVELPILILAGSRDPGPTPERAKELADLLPKAHVRFEVQPGAGHFPWVDDPAAFGALVAEWLAG